From Apium graveolens cultivar Ventura chromosome 9, ASM990537v1, whole genome shotgun sequence, the proteins below share one genomic window:
- the LOC141683639 gene encoding protein CAJ1 has product MRVDEAINLLGFPPNSRPSPSQVKEAYKKMVWETHPDRFPIDQKPNAECRFKLVSEAYTYLLSGVRQEGSASGTYSRVVRYGGQRSHGGKRNSALIGVPFLFIILGTFALGGSFASRAYKRQKEAYPSHNPFLP; this is encoded by the exons ATGCGTGTTGATGAAGCCATTAACCTTCTTGGGTTCCCTCCTAATTCTCGCCCTTCTCCTTCCCAG GTTAAAGAGGCGTATAAGAAGATGGTTTGGGAGACTCATCCGGATCGTTTTCCAATTGATCAGAAGCCTAATGCGGAGTGCAGGTTTAAATTG GTTTCAGAAGCCTACACATACCTGTTATCTG GTGTCAGACAAGAAGGGTCAGCTTCAG GAACATATTCTAGAGTTGTACGATATGGTGGTCAAAGATCACATGGAGGAAAAAGAAATAGCGCTCTAATTGGGGTCCCTTTTCTTTTTATCATTCTGGGAACATTTGCACTCGGAGGGTCATTTGCTTCAAG GGCTTACAAAAGGCAGAAGGAGGCATATCCGTCTCATAATCCCTTTCTTCCCTGA